GGTGGTCGGCTTCGCCCTGGCGCAGGGCGGCGGCGCGTCGCTCACAGGGGCCGCCCTGATGGTGGCGGCCATCCTGCTCTGCGGGCTGGGCTACGCCGAGGGCGCGGTGCTGTCGCGCCGTCTGGGCGGCTGGCAGGTGATCTCCTGGGCGCTCGTGCTGACGACGCCGGCGATGGCCGGTCTGGCGCTGGCGACCATGCCGGACGGCTGGTCGGGCATCGGGGTTCCGGCCTGGATCGGCCTTGCCTACGTCTCCGTCTTCAGCATGCTGATCGGCTTCGTCTTCTGGTACCGGGGGCTGGCGCTCGGCGGCATCGCCGGGGTCGGGCAGTTGCAGCTGCTCCAGCCCTTTTTCGTGTTGACGCTGGCGGGCCTTCTGCTGAACGAGCCGGTGGCCTGGAGCATGATCGCCGTGACCGGGTTGATCGTGCTGTGCGTCGCCGGAGCCAAACGATTCGCGTGAGCGGCGTTTCCGCCTCCTGCCGCGGCTCCCTGCGGGTTTGAAGCCTCAGCCTATGTCCATTGGACTAGCAAATCGTTTCTCGCCGCCGCCCCCCGGATCAGCTTAAAGTGGCGTCCCGCCGTGCGGCTCCGGCCGCGCCCCTGTTGTAAAGGGGGGTTTAGAACAGGAAGGACGGGACTCCTGCGCATGTCCGACGAGACCGACGTCTCCACCGCTCCCGAATTCCTCGCCAGCGGTGGCGAGATGGGCGCATTGATGCGCGCGTTCGACTGGGCATCGACGGCGCTTGGCCCGCCCGAGGACTGGCCGCGCAGCCTGAAGACCGCGGTGCGGATCATGCTGACGTCCCGTCAGCCGATCTGGATCGGCTGGGGCGCGGAGCTGATCTACTTCTACAACGACGCCTACAAATCGATCATCGGCGGAAAGCATCCCTGGGCGCTCGGCCGCCCCACGTCGGTCGTCTGGCGGGAGATCTGGGGCGACATCGGCCCGATGCTGGCGACCGCCATGACGGGCGACGAAGGCACCTACGTCGAGGGGCAGCTCCTCATCATGGAGCGCAACGGCTATCCGGAGGAGACCTACTACACCTTCTCCTACAGCCCGGTGCCCGATGACGACGGCAGCCCCGGCGGCATCATCTGCGCCAACACCGACGACACGCAGCGGATCATCAGCGAACGGCAGCTCACCCTGCTGCGCGATCTGGCCGCCGGGACCGCCGACGCCCGCACCCTGCCGGAGGTGTGCGAGCGCAGCGCCCAGGCGCTCGCCACCAACCCGCGGGACATGCCGTTCGCGCTGCTCTACGTGGCGGAGCCCGATGGCGCGGGCGCCTTCCTCGCCGGGTCCTGCGGCATCGAGCGCGGCCATTTGGCGGCGCCGGAGGCGCTGGCGGTGGACGGCACGTCGGTGTGGCCTTTCACCCCCACGCTCCACGACCCGGTGCTGATCGGCGATCTGGCGGGGCTGTTCGGCGCCAGCCTGCCGCCGGGTGTCTGGCGTCGGCCGCCGGCCCAGGCCGCGGCGATCCCGATCCCGGCCAGCGGCGAGGCCGGGCGGGCCGGCCTTCTCGTCGTCGGGCTGAACCCGTTCCGCCTGTTCGACGACGGTTACCGGCGCTTCCTGGGGCTGGTCGCGGGGCAGATCGCCGCGGCCATCACCAACGTCCAGACCTACGAGGCCGAGCGCCGGCGGGCCGAGATGCTGGCCGAGATCGACCGCGCCAAGACGGTGTTCTTTTCAAACATCAGCCACGAGTTTCGCACGCCGCTGACCCTCATGCTGGGGCCGCTGGAGGAGGTGCTGCAGGCGGAACCGGACAGGATGCGCGAGCATCGCGAGGACCTGATGGTGGTCCATCGCAACGGGCAGCGCCTGCTCAAGCTCGTCAACGCGCTCCTGGACTTCTCGCGCATCGAGGCTGGCCGGGCCCAGGCGCGCTACGAACCGACCGACCTCGCCGCCTACACGGCGGAACTGGCGAGCGGTTTCCGCTCGGCCTGCGAGCGGGCCGGGCTGCACCTCGTCGTCGACTGCCCGCCGCTCCCCGGTCCGGTTCATGTCGATCGCGGCATGTGGGAGACGGTCGTCCTCAACCTGCTGTCGAACGCCTTCAAGTTCACCTTTCAGGGCGCGATCGTGGTTTCGCTGAGGCTGGTCGGCGAGGGCGCCGAACTTCGGGTGAGCGATTCCGGCACGGGCATCCTCGAATCCGAGCTGCCGCGCCTGTTCGAGCGCTTCCACCGGGTCGAGGGCGCGCGGGGCCGCAGCCACGAGGGCACCGGCATCGGCCTCGCCCTGGTCCAGGAACTCGTCAAGCTGCATGGCGGCACGATCCGGGTCGAGAGCGAAATGGACCACGGCTCGGTCTTCATCATCACCGTGCCGTTCGGCACCGCCCATCTGCCGCCGGAGCGCGTCCTGTCGGAGCCAACCGGCGCGTCGAGCGGCGCGCGCGCGCAGACTTTCGTCGAGGAGGCGCTGCGCTGGCTTCCCGGCTCGGCCGCCGCCGAAGACGTTGCGCCGGCCCCTTTCATCAGCGCCGCGGAGTCCATCGCGGCGCCGGAGACGGGCGCGTGTCCACGGCTCCTGCTGGCCGACGACAACGCCGACATGCGCGACTATGTGAGCCGCCTGCTGAACGGCCGCTACATCGTCGAGGCGGTGCCCGACGGTCAGGCCGCCCTGGCGGCGATCCACGCGAACCGTCCGGATCTCGTGCTGACCGACATCATGATGCCCGTGCTGGACGGCTTCGGCCTGCTGCGCGCGATCCGCGAGGACGCCGACCTGCGCGACCTGCCGGTCATTCTGCTGTCGGCCCGCGCCGGCGAGGAGGCGAGCGTCGAGGGGCTGTCGGCCGGCGCCGATGATTATCTGGTCAAGCCGTTCTCGGCGCGCGAGCTGATCGCCCGCGTCGACACCGCCCTGGCCATGGTGCGGCTGCGCCGCGAGGCGGACAACGCGCTGCGCGAGAGCGAGGCGCGTTTCCGCAATCTCGCCGACCACGCCCCGGTGATGGTCTGGGTCACCGAACTCGACGCCTCCTGCACCTATCTCAACAAGTCCTGGTACGAGTTCACCGGACAGACCCCCGAGACGGGGTTGGGCTTCGGCTGGCTGGACGCGACTCATCCCGACGACCGTCAGGCCGCCGAGGACGTGTTTCTGGCCGCCAACGCGAAGCAGGAGGCGTTCCGGTTGGAGTACCGGCTGCGACGGGTCGATGGGGTTTACCGCTGGGCGATCGACGCCGCCGCCCCGCGCTTCGACGCGGACGGCGGATTCCTCGGCTACATCGGTTCGGTGATCGACATCACCGAGCGCAAGGAGGTCGAGGACGCCCAGAAGCGCCTCAAC
This genomic window from Azospirillum brasilense contains:
- a CDS encoding DMT family transporter gives rise to the protein MRWATAGWGSGLLGVLIFSGSLPATRVAVGGFSPLFLTSARALIAALLAGALLAVLRQARPRRGDLVPLAVVALGVVVGFPLLTALALRHITSAQSIVFIGLLPLSTALFGVLRGRERPKPVFWLFSGLGSLAVVGFALAQGGGASLTGAALMVAAILLCGLGYAEGAVLSRRLGGWQVISWALVLTTPAMAGLALATMPDGWSGIGVPAWIGLAYVSVFSMLIGFVFWYRGLALGGIAGVGQLQLLQPFFVLTLAGLLLNEPVAWSMIAVTGLIVLCVAGAKRFA
- a CDS encoding response regulator; protein product: MSDETDVSTAPEFLASGGEMGALMRAFDWASTALGPPEDWPRSLKTAVRIMLTSRQPIWIGWGAELIYFYNDAYKSIIGGKHPWALGRPTSVVWREIWGDIGPMLATAMTGDEGTYVEGQLLIMERNGYPEETYYTFSYSPVPDDDGSPGGIICANTDDTQRIISERQLTLLRDLAAGTADARTLPEVCERSAQALATNPRDMPFALLYVAEPDGAGAFLAGSCGIERGHLAAPEALAVDGTSVWPFTPTLHDPVLIGDLAGLFGASLPPGVWRRPPAQAAAIPIPASGEAGRAGLLVVGLNPFRLFDDGYRRFLGLVAGQIAAAITNVQTYEAERRRAEMLAEIDRAKTVFFSNISHEFRTPLTLMLGPLEEVLQAEPDRMREHREDLMVVHRNGQRLLKLVNALLDFSRIEAGRAQARYEPTDLAAYTAELASGFRSACERAGLHLVVDCPPLPGPVHVDRGMWETVVLNLLSNAFKFTFQGAIVVSLRLVGEGAELRVSDSGTGILESELPRLFERFHRVEGARGRSHEGTGIGLALVQELVKLHGGTIRVESEMDHGSVFIITVPFGTAHLPPERVLSEPTGASSGARAQTFVEEALRWLPGSAAAEDVAPAPFISAAESIAAPETGACPRLLLADDNADMRDYVSRLLNGRYIVEAVPDGQAALAAIHANRPDLVLTDIMMPVLDGFGLLRAIREDADLRDLPVILLSARAGEEASVEGLSAGADDYLVKPFSARELIARVDTALAMVRLRREADNALRESEARFRNLADHAPVMVWVTELDASCTYLNKSWYEFTGQTPETGLGFGWLDATHPDDRQAAEDVFLAANAKQEAFRLEYRLRRVDGVYRWAIDAAAPRFDADGGFLGYIGSVIDITERKEVEDAQKRLNDLLEQRIASAVAERERAEAQLRQAQKMDAVGKLTGGVAHDFNNLLQVISGNLQLLAKDIAGNDRAEQRLQNALSGVSRGSKLVAQLLAFGRRQPLAPRVVNLGRLVRGLDEMLRRVLGEGVEIETMIAGGLWTTFADESQVENALLNLAINARDAMNGHGRLTIEAGNAFLDDPYAARHAEVEPGQYVMLAVTDTGCGIPPDVLEHVFEPFFTTKPEGQGTGLGLSMVYGFVKQSGGHVKIYSEPGQGTTVRLYLPRAHRTEDVVTVIDTGPETGGSETVLVVEDDDDVRATVVEMMSDLGYRVLKARDAQSALAIVESGVPIDLLFTDVVMPGPLRSPELARRAQERLPGIAVLFTSGYTENAIVHGGRLDHGVELLSKPYTREALARKVRHVLRNQQQRAKGASGDRGAAAKPSAVSAPAPLAGRQGLRVLLVEDDALIRLVTVEMLTGLGHSVVEAGNAEEALSIAETQPVDALLTDISLPGMSGAQLAAALRKRHPALPVVFASGADRAPDGGVHLPKPYDEAALARALARAAPDEAGGSSR